A genomic region of Pseudomonas abietaniphila contains the following coding sequences:
- a CDS encoding histidine triad nucleotide-binding protein, which translates to METLFTKIINREIPAKIIYEDDLVLAFHDIAPQAPVHFLVIPKKPIRTLNDVTEEDKGLLGHILFTAQRLAKEQGCEDGFRVVMNTNEKGGQTVYHIHMHVLGKRQMTWPPG; encoded by the coding sequence GTGGAAACTCTGTTCACCAAGATCATCAATCGGGAAATACCGGCGAAGATCATCTATGAAGATGACCTAGTGCTGGCTTTTCATGACATTGCCCCACAGGCACCAGTGCATTTTCTGGTTATCCCGAAAAAGCCGATTCGTACGCTCAATGACGTGACCGAAGAAGACAAAGGCTTGCTAGGCCACATTCTCTTCACCGCGCAACGCCTGGCGAAGGAGCAAGGTTGCGAGGACGGTTTCCGGGTGGTCATGAACACCAATGAGAAAGGCGGGCAAACCGTCTATCACATTCATATGCATGTACTGGGCAAGCGCCAGATGACCTGGCCTCCGGGCTGA
- the speD gene encoding adenosylmethionine decarboxylase, with translation MKSKLKLHGFNNLTKTLSFNIYDICYAETPQDQQAYVEYINSVYDAERLTRILTDVVDIIGANILNIARQDYDPQGASVTILISEQPVTPTDSQIEESPGPLPETILAHLDKSHITVHTYPEIHPVDGIATFRVDIDVSTCGVISPLKALNYLIHKFESDIVTVDYRVRGFTRDVEGKKHFIDHEINSIQNYLSEDTRDSYQMTDVNVYQENLFHTKMLLKQFELDNYLFGDATSNLSPEQREQVTGRVKHEMLEIFYGRNMPN, from the coding sequence GTGAAAAGCAAACTCAAGCTCCACGGGTTCAATAACCTGACAAAGACCTTGAGCTTCAACATCTATGACATCTGCTATGCGGAAACCCCGCAGGACCAGCAGGCCTACGTCGAGTACATCAACAGCGTGTACGACGCAGAACGCCTGACGCGGATTCTTACCGATGTTGTCGATATCATTGGTGCCAACATCCTGAACATAGCGCGTCAGGACTACGATCCCCAAGGTGCCAGTGTCACGATCCTGATATCCGAGCAGCCGGTGACGCCAACCGACAGCCAGATCGAAGAATCGCCCGGCCCGTTGCCGGAAACCATTCTTGCTCATCTGGACAAGAGCCACATCACGGTCCACACCTACCCGGAAATTCACCCGGTCGACGGTATCGCGACCTTCCGCGTGGACATCGACGTGTCGACCTGCGGCGTGATTTCCCCGCTGAAGGCTCTGAATTATCTGATTCACAAGTTTGAATCCGACATCGTGACCGTCGACTATCGCGTGCGCGGTTTCACCCGTGACGTCGAAGGCAAGAAGCACTTCATCGATCACGAGATCAATTCGATCCAGAACTACCTCTCTGAAGACACTCGCGACAGCTACCAGATGACTGACGTGAACGTGTATCAGGAAAACCTGTTCCACACCAAAATGCTGCTCAAGCAGTTCGAACTGGACAACTACCTGTTCGGCGACGCGACCAGCAACCTCTCGCCAGAACAGCGCGAGCAGGTCACAGGCCGTGTGAAGCACGAAATGCTGGAAATCTTCTACGGCCGCAATATGCCGAACTGA
- the tyrS gene encoding tyrosine--tRNA ligase, protein MKSVEEQLALIKRGADELLVESELVAKLKRGQSLRIKAGFDPTAPDLHLGHTVLINKLRQFQELGHQVIFLIGDFTGMIGDPSGKSATRPPLTREQVLDYAETYKAQVFKILDPAKTEVAFNSTWMDQLSPADFIRLSSQYTVARMLERDDFDKRYKSNQSIAIHEFLYPLVQGYDSVALRADVELGGTDQKFNLLMGRELQRAYGQEAQCVLTMPLLEGLDGVKKMSKSLGNYVGIQEAPGIMYSKLVSIPDALMWRYFELLSFRSMEEIDGFKADCEAGANPRDIKIKLAEEIVARFHCEEAAASAHRSAGNRMKDGELPEDLPEIAVSGGEDMPIAAILNKAGLVKNSAVARDLLASGGVRIDGEVVDRSFIFKLGATHVCQAGKKAFGRVTLNLE, encoded by the coding sequence ATGAAGTCGGTTGAAGAGCAGCTAGCGCTGATCAAGCGTGGCGCGGATGAACTCCTGGTCGAGTCCGAACTGGTCGCGAAGCTTAAGCGTGGTCAGTCACTGCGCATCAAGGCCGGTTTTGACCCTACGGCGCCCGATCTGCACCTGGGTCACACGGTGCTTATTAATAAGCTGCGTCAGTTCCAGGAGTTGGGCCATCAGGTCATCTTCCTGATTGGCGACTTCACCGGCATGATCGGCGACCCGAGCGGCAAGAGTGCAACGCGCCCTCCACTGACGCGCGAGCAAGTGCTCGACTATGCGGAAACCTATAAGGCCCAGGTCTTCAAGATTCTTGATCCCGCCAAGACCGAGGTGGCGTTCAACTCCACCTGGATGGATCAGCTGAGCCCTGCCGACTTCATTCGTTTGTCCTCCCAATACACCGTGGCTCGCATGCTTGAGCGTGATGACTTCGACAAGCGTTACAAGTCGAACCAGTCGATCGCCATCCATGAGTTCCTGTATCCGCTGGTGCAAGGTTACGACTCGGTTGCATTGCGTGCCGATGTCGAACTGGGCGGCACCGATCAGAAGTTCAACCTTCTGATGGGTCGTGAGCTTCAGCGTGCGTATGGTCAGGAAGCGCAGTGCGTGCTGACCATGCCTTTGCTTGAAGGTCTGGACGGCGTGAAGAAGATGTCCAAGTCACTGGGTAACTACGTGGGCATCCAGGAAGCGCCGGGCATTATGTACAGCAAGCTGGTATCGATCCCTGATGCGCTGATGTGGCGCTATTTTGAGTTGTTGAGCTTCCGCAGCATGGAAGAGATCGATGGCTTCAAGGCTGACTGTGAGGCGGGTGCGAATCCTCGCGACATCAAGATCAAGCTGGCAGAAGAGATCGTTGCCCGTTTCCATTGTGAAGAAGCTGCTGCGTCGGCCCACCGTTCTGCGGGCAACCGTATGAAGGATGGCGAGCTGCCGGAGGATCTGCCGGAGATCGCTGTGTCGGGTGGTGAGGACATGCCGATCGCTGCCATCCTTAATAAGGCAGGCCTTGTGAAGAACTCGGCAGTGGCTCGCGATCTGTTGGCCTCCGGTGGCGTGCGTATCGATGGAGAGGTTGTTGATCGCAGCTTTATCTTCAAGCTGGGTGCTACGCATGTCTGTCAGGCGGGCAAGAAGGCTTTTGGGCGCGTTACGCTGAATTTGGAATAA
- a CDS encoding peptidoglycan DD-metalloendopeptidase family protein, with product MNDTPPKAPPLYPKSHLLAASGIAALLSLALLVFPSSDVEAKKTNLTLELDTPVEQFKQEQDAQDQNKATEDTSASPFAQIDNAADEPEDTAATKPETKPAAPEVAAAAAPKSPSHKEVVVSKGDTLSTLFEKVGLPAAAVHEVIASDKQAKQFSQLKNGQVLQFELTPDGKLKQLHSKLSDLESISLSRTDKGYTFTRDVSKPNVRTAYVHGVISNSLSQSAQRAGLSHSMTMDMANIFGYDVDFAQDIRKGDEFDVIYEQKVANGKTVGTGNILSARFTNRGKTYTAVRYTNKQGNTNYYTADGNSMRKAFIRTPVEFARISSMFSMGRKHPILNKIRAHKGIDYAAPRGTPIKATGDGKVILAGRRGGYGNTVIIQHGETYRTLYGHMQGFAKGIQNGSSVKQGQVIGYIGTTGLSTGPHVHYEFQVNGVHVDPLGQKLPMADPIAKSEKQRFMQESQPLMARMDQEKATMLASSKR from the coding sequence ATGAACGACACTCCGCCTAAAGCGCCCCCGCTTTATCCGAAGAGCCACCTGCTAGCTGCCAGCGGTATCGCCGCGTTGCTGAGCCTGGCTCTTCTGGTTTTTCCATCCAGCGATGTCGAAGCCAAGAAAACCAATCTCACCCTCGAACTGGACACGCCGGTCGAGCAGTTCAAGCAAGAACAAGACGCTCAAGATCAGAACAAAGCCACAGAAGACACGTCAGCTTCTCCTTTTGCTCAGATCGACAATGCTGCCGACGAACCTGAAGACACGGCCGCAACCAAACCGGAAACCAAGCCCGCCGCGCCGGAAGTCGCTGCAGCGGCCGCTCCGAAGAGCCCAAGCCATAAGGAAGTTGTCGTCTCTAAGGGCGATACGCTTTCTACGCTGTTCGAAAAGGTAGGCCTTCCTGCCGCCGCCGTTCATGAAGTGATTGCCAGCGACAAGCAAGCCAAGCAGTTCAGCCAGCTTAAAAACGGTCAGGTATTGCAGTTCGAGCTGACGCCGGACGGCAAACTCAAACAGCTGCACAGCAAACTCAGCGATCTGGAAAGCATCAGCCTCTCGAGAACCGACAAGGGCTATACCTTTACCCGCGACGTCAGCAAACCCAACGTGCGCACCGCTTATGTCCACGGCGTGATCAGCAACTCGCTGTCGCAGTCGGCACAACGTGCAGGCCTGAGTCACAGCATGACCATGGACATGGCCAACATCTTTGGATACGACGTCGACTTCGCTCAAGACATCCGCAAAGGCGACGAATTTGACGTGATCTACGAGCAGAAGGTCGCCAACGGCAAGACGGTCGGCACGGGCAACATCCTGTCTGCACGCTTCACCAACCGCGGCAAGACCTACACCGCTGTGCGTTACACCAACAAGCAAGGCAACACCAATTACTACACCGCCGACGGCAACAGCATGCGCAAGGCATTCATCCGCACGCCGGTCGAGTTCGCCCGCATCAGCTCCATGTTCTCCATGGGTCGCAAACACCCAATTCTGAACAAGATCCGCGCCCACAAAGGCATCGACTATGCTGCACCACGCGGTACGCCGATCAAGGCGACGGGCGATGGCAAGGTTATTCTGGCCGGTCGTCGCGGCGGTTACGGCAATACCGTGATCATCCAGCATGGCGAAACCTACCGCACGCTCTACGGCCATATGCAGGGTTTCGCAAAAGGCATCCAGAATGGCAGCAGCGTCAAGCAGGGCCAGGTCATCGGCTATATTGGAACAACAGGCCTTTCGACAGGTCCGCATGTACATTACGAATTCCAGGTAAACGGCGTTCACGTTGACCCGCTGGGTCAGAAGCTGCCTATGGCAGACCCGATCGCCAAGTCCGAAAAACAGCGGTTCATGCAGGAAAGCCAACCTCTGATGGCGCGCATGGACCAGGAAAAGGCCACCATGCTGGCCTCGAGTAAGCGCTGA
- the crp gene encoding cAMP-activated global transcriptional regulator CRP produces the protein MVAMTPPNKVKLVDKLLPHAQRRRCAAKSNIICAGEQSESLYLIIKGSVTILIEDNEGREMIVAYLNSGDFFGELGLFQQAATGPQRSAWVRAKSECEVAEISYTKFRELSQHDPELMYAIGGQMAERLRNTTRKVGDLAFLDVTGRVARSLLDLCKQPDAMTHPDGMQIKITRQEIGRIVGCSREMVGRVLKSLEEQKLVHVRGKTMVVFGTR, from the coding sequence ATGGTCGCCATGACCCCTCCGAACAAAGTGAAGCTGGTCGACAAACTTCTTCCTCACGCGCAACGAAGGCGCTGCGCCGCCAAGAGCAACATCATCTGCGCGGGCGAACAGTCAGAATCGCTGTACCTGATCATCAAAGGGTCGGTCACGATTCTGATCGAGGACAACGAAGGCCGGGAGATGATTGTCGCCTACCTGAATAGCGGTGATTTCTTCGGCGAGCTCGGCCTGTTCCAGCAAGCGGCGACCGGCCCCCAGCGCAGCGCCTGGGTCCGAGCCAAGAGTGAGTGTGAAGTCGCCGAAATCAGCTATACGAAATTCCGCGAGTTGAGCCAGCACGACCCCGAGCTGATGTACGCGATCGGCGGACAAATGGCGGAGCGTCTGCGCAACACCACACGCAAAGTCGGCGACCTGGCATTTCTCGATGTCACCGGACGCGTCGCACGCAGTCTGCTCGATCTGTGCAAACAGCCAGATGCCATGACGCACCCCGACGGCATGCAGATCAAGATCACGCGTCAGGAAATCGGTCGTATCGTGGGCTGTTCACGCGAGATGGTGGGCCGTGTTCTCAAGTCTCTGGAAGAACAGAAACTGGTACATGTGCGTGGCAAAACGATGGTGGTCTTCGGCACTCGCTGA
- a CDS encoding anhydro-N-acetylmuramic acid kinase gives MTLYVGVMSGSSLDGLDFALVEQDDRPRLLGTYYIPMPDDLRAELLGLCSSGPDELARAGIAEQKWVRLAAQGVLALLDQQKVLAGEIRAIGSHGQTIRHEPARGFTVQIGNPALLAELTGITVVSDFRKRDIAAGGQGAPLVPAFHEALFDDNKDYRAVLNVGGFSNLSLIEIDKPVSGFDSGPGNVLLDAWIQAQRGLSYDKDGAWSESGTVNADLLKSMLSDQFFQTKGPKSTGREVFNLGWVHHHMFQLPTLKPEDVQATLLEVTALSITESLQSAQAQTKELLVCGGGAHNKALMKRLAALLPNTKVSSTAEFGVDPDWVEAMAFAWLAHCALESVPANRPSVTGAKGLRVLGAIYPA, from the coding sequence ATGACTTTATATGTAGGTGTAATGTCCGGAAGCAGTCTTGATGGACTGGACTTCGCGCTCGTAGAACAGGATGACCGACCACGCTTGCTCGGCACCTACTACATCCCGATGCCTGACGACTTGCGCGCCGAGCTGCTTGGGCTTTGCTCAAGCGGTCCGGACGAGCTCGCGCGCGCGGGGATTGCCGAGCAGAAGTGGGTCCGTTTGGCCGCGCAAGGCGTGCTCGCGCTGCTGGACCAGCAGAAGGTCCTGGCGGGTGAGATTCGCGCTATCGGCAGCCATGGCCAGACGATTCGTCATGAGCCCGCACGAGGCTTTACAGTCCAGATCGGTAACCCTGCGCTGCTCGCAGAGCTGACCGGTATCACCGTTGTCAGTGATTTTCGCAAGCGCGACATCGCAGCAGGTGGCCAAGGCGCCCCGCTGGTTCCTGCATTCCATGAGGCACTCTTTGACGACAACAAGGACTATCGCGCTGTCCTGAACGTCGGCGGTTTTAGCAACCTCAGCCTGATCGAGATCGATAAGCCCGTGTCCGGCTTCGATTCCGGCCCGGGTAACGTGTTGCTGGACGCCTGGATTCAGGCCCAACGTGGATTGAGTTACGACAAAGACGGCGCGTGGAGCGAGAGCGGGACGGTTAACGCCGATTTGCTGAAATCCATGCTGAGCGACCAGTTCTTCCAGACCAAAGGCCCAAAGAGTACCGGGCGTGAGGTATTCAACCTGGGCTGGGTTCACCATCACATGTTTCAGCTGCCAACGCTGAAGCCTGAAGACGTGCAGGCCACGTTGCTCGAAGTCACCGCGCTGAGCATCACCGAGTCGTTGCAATCGGCTCAGGCACAGACCAAAGAACTGCTGGTCTGTGGCGGTGGCGCTCACAATAAGGCGCTGATGAAACGATTGGCTGCGCTGCTGCCCAACACCAAGGTTTCGAGCACGGCCGAGTTTGGTGTCGACCCTGACTGGGTTGAGGCGATGGCGTTCGCATGGCTGGCCCACTGTGCGCTGGAAAGCGTCCCGGCCAACCGCCCAAGCGTCACAGGCGCTAAAGGCCTTCGCGTTCTGGGTGCTATCTACCCGGCGTAA
- a CDS encoding SDR family NAD(P)-dependent oxidoreductase — translation MTRYALVTGASSGIGLAMAEALARRGRNLILVSRHRDMLESIALEFTQRFGVEVLFRACDLGEPLRLSGFLLELEEGERQIDLLVNCAGIGNSGPFLAQEWAQEQDLLDLNVLALTRLCHTVGNLMAVQGGGQILNVASIMGFQPGPWMSTYAASKAYVLHFSEGLREELKKTGVKISVLCPGPTRTSFFRTAQLNADKFTDDKTMTAEEIALYTVRALDKNRAIIIPGRRNRFLAKLPRLTGRWMARKIWGSMLKSRTSV, via the coding sequence ATGACCCGTTACGCCCTGGTCACTGGCGCATCCAGCGGCATCGGCCTGGCCATGGCTGAAGCCTTGGCCCGCCGTGGCCGCAATCTGATTCTGGTCTCGCGCCATCGGGACATGCTTGAAAGCATCGCGCTCGAATTCACTCAGCGCTTTGGCGTCGAGGTGCTGTTTCGCGCCTGCGACTTAGGCGAACCCTTACGTCTCTCGGGTTTTCTGCTCGAGCTGGAAGAAGGCGAACGGCAGATTGATCTATTGGTCAACTGCGCGGGCATCGGCAACAGCGGGCCGTTCCTCGCCCAGGAATGGGCGCAGGAACAAGACTTGCTGGACCTCAACGTACTGGCCCTGACTCGCCTTTGCCATACGGTGGGCAACCTGATGGCAGTGCAAGGCGGCGGACAGATCCTCAACGTCGCCTCGATCATGGGCTTTCAGCCAGGACCGTGGATGAGCACGTACGCCGCCAGCAAGGCCTACGTACTGCACTTTTCCGAAGGCCTGCGCGAGGAACTGAAAAAAACCGGTGTGAAGATTTCGGTGCTGTGTCCGGGCCCGACGCGGACATCGTTTTTCCGCACGGCACAACTCAACGCAGACAAGTTCACCGACGACAAGACGATGACAGCCGAGGAGATTGCGCTGTACACCGTTCGCGCCCTCGACAAGAACCGCGCGATCATCATTCCAGGAAGGCGTAACCGCTTCCTGGCCAAGCTACCGCGCCTGACAGGTCGCTGGATGGCGCGGAAAATCTGGGGATCGATGCTGAAGTCGCGCACTTCGGTCTGA
- the coq7 gene encoding 2-polyprenyl-3-methyl-6-methoxy-1,4-benzoquinone monooxygenase has product MATERHYSPIDRFLLQADAAMKTLLPASAHAHRPSPAIVQPDIKMSEVDTKHVAGLMRINHTGEVCAQALYQGQALTAKLPHVRKAMEHAAEEEIDHLVWCEQRIRQLGSHTSVLNPLFYGMSFGIGAVAGLISDKVSLGFVAATEDQVCKHLNEHLEQLPIEDEKSRAILEQMRTDEEQHAEGAIDAGGFRFPRPVKFGMSLLAKVMTKSTYRI; this is encoded by the coding sequence ATGGCTACCGAACGTCACTACTCCCCTATCGACCGTTTCCTTCTGCAAGCCGATGCTGCGATGAAAACGCTGCTGCCTGCCAGCGCGCACGCTCACCGCCCCTCGCCTGCGATCGTTCAACCCGACATCAAGATGAGCGAAGTCGACACGAAACATGTCGCTGGCCTCATGCGCATCAACCATACAGGCGAAGTCTGTGCCCAGGCGCTGTATCAGGGACAAGCCCTGACCGCCAAGCTGCCGCACGTGCGCAAGGCGATGGAGCACGCCGCCGAAGAGGAAATCGACCATCTGGTGTGGTGTGAACAACGCATCCGCCAATTGGGCAGCCACACCAGCGTGCTCAACCCTTTGTTCTACGGCATGTCGTTCGGTATTGGCGCGGTTGCCGGTTTGATCAGCGACAAAGTCAGCCTGGGGTTCGTTGCCGCCACGGAAGATCAGGTCTGCAAACATCTGAACGAGCACCTGGAGCAATTGCCGATCGAGGACGAAAAGTCCCGCGCCATTCTGGAACAGATGCGCACTGACGAAGAACAACACGCCGAAGGTGCTATCGATGCCGGCGGATTTCGTTTCCCGCGGCCGGTAAAGTTCGGCATGAGCCTGCTGGCCAAGGTGATGACCAAGAGTACGTACCGGATCTGA
- a CDS encoding DUF805 domain-containing protein has product MAEHFKIVFEGQLRTGVDLETARLNLAQLFKSDVSSMDRLFTGKPVTVKRGLTQDDAQRYMKALNDAGVEARIEPEQPVTWTLEEISAPEPQKPAFEPAASPYAPPRASMAQDWPAVGELKVFTIQGRIGRLRYLAWSMVMVFALMAAFMLCLQVMAISLTAGGLLAAVLFVAFLVVSIQIGAQRLHDAGWSAWLLLLNLVPVVGGFFPFLMMAVPGNSGPNRYGPPQPPNTRSVKVLATLWVVFLALVFAGGMMGGLQKIQDQVEATTGDYEQTLPNDDDSDDATQPVVPVDPADPADPADAGDSSDSEDDQ; this is encoded by the coding sequence ATGGCGGAACACTTCAAGATTGTTTTCGAAGGGCAACTGCGAACGGGTGTCGATCTGGAAACGGCACGCCTGAACCTGGCTCAGTTGTTCAAAAGCGACGTATCCAGCATGGATCGGCTGTTCACCGGCAAGCCTGTGACCGTGAAACGCGGCCTGACGCAAGATGACGCGCAGCGCTATATGAAAGCCTTGAACGATGCAGGCGTTGAAGCCCGGATCGAACCCGAGCAGCCTGTCACCTGGACGCTTGAAGAAATTTCCGCCCCCGAACCGCAGAAACCCGCTTTCGAACCTGCCGCCTCCCCTTATGCGCCTCCGCGCGCATCGATGGCCCAGGACTGGCCTGCTGTCGGAGAACTCAAGGTCTTTACGATCCAGGGTCGAATTGGTCGTCTGCGCTACCTGGCCTGGAGCATGGTGATGGTTTTCGCGCTGATGGCCGCCTTTATGCTGTGCCTTCAGGTGATGGCGATCTCGTTGACGGCTGGCGGTTTGCTCGCGGCGGTGCTTTTTGTCGCCTTCCTCGTGGTCAGCATTCAGATTGGAGCCCAGCGACTGCATGACGCTGGATGGTCCGCCTGGCTGCTTCTGTTGAATCTGGTGCCCGTAGTCGGAGGCTTCTTCCCTTTCTTGATGATGGCGGTTCCAGGCAACAGCGGGCCGAATCGATATGGCCCACCACAACCGCCGAACACTCGATCGGTCAAAGTGCTCGCCACCTTGTGGGTTGTCTTCCTCGCGCTGGTGTTCGCTGGCGGGATGATGGGTGGTTTGCAGAAGATTCAAGACCAGGTCGAGGCCACTACCGGAGACTATGAGCAGACGTTACCCAACGACGACGATTCGGACGACGCCACGCAACCTGTTGTCCCTGTCGACCCTGCCGACCCTGCCGACCCTGCCGATGCTGGTGACTCTTCCGACAGCGAAGACGACCAATAA
- the hemJ gene encoding protoporphyrinogen oxidase HemJ, which translates to MLYLWIKALHIVSMVCWFAGLFYLPRLFVYHAMSEDTVSRERFCTMERKLYRGIMGPAMIATLVFGIWLITLSPGFLQQGWLHAKLTLVVLLIGYHHMCGAQVKRFARGEKGRSHVFYRWFNEVPVLILLAVVILVVVKPF; encoded by the coding sequence ATGCTCTATCTATGGATCAAAGCGCTGCACATTGTTTCGATGGTCTGCTGGTTCGCCGGCTTGTTTTATCTCCCCCGCCTGTTTGTCTACCACGCCATGAGCGAAGACACCGTTAGCCGCGAGCGTTTCTGCACCATGGAGCGCAAGCTCTATCGCGGCATCATGGGACCGGCGATGATCGCCACACTGGTGTTTGGTATCTGGCTAATTACACTCAGCCCAGGGTTCCTTCAACAAGGCTGGCTGCACGCCAAGCTGACGCTGGTCGTGCTGTTGATCGGTTATCACCACATGTGTGGCGCGCAGGTCAAACGCTTCGCCCGAGGCGAAAAGGGCCGCAGCCATGTTTTTTATCGCTGGTTTAACGAAGTCCCGGTACTGATCCTGCTCGCTGTTGTCATCCTGGTGGTGGTGAAGCCGTTTTGA
- the erpA gene encoding iron-sulfur cluster insertion protein ErpA: protein MSVESFTPTALEFTQGAAHKVKTLVDEEGNDRLKLRVFVTGGGCSGFQYGFTFDEDVADDDTIVEREGVSLVVDPMSFQYLAGAEVDYQEGLEGSRFVIKNPNAATTCGCGSSFSI, encoded by the coding sequence ATGAGCGTTGAATCCTTCACTCCTACGGCTCTGGAATTCACGCAAGGTGCAGCGCACAAAGTGAAAACCCTGGTCGACGAAGAGGGCAATGATCGCCTGAAGTTGCGGGTGTTCGTCACGGGCGGTGGCTGTTCCGGTTTCCAGTATGGTTTTACATTCGACGAAGACGTGGCAGACGATGACACCATCGTTGAGCGCGAGGGCGTAAGCCTGGTTGTCGATCCGATGAGCTTCCAGTATCTGGCTGGCGCAGAGGTGGACTATCAGGAAGGTCTCGAGGGTTCTCGTTTCGTGATCAAGAACCCGAACGCTGCCACGACCTGTGGTTGCGGTTCGTCTTTCTCGATCTGA
- a CDS encoding OsmC family protein: MKARIQWAGEAMFLGESGSGHVVVMDGPPESGGRNLGVRPMEMVLIGLGGCSNFDVVSILKKARQPVESCEAFLEAERATEDPKVFTKIHLHFVVKGRGLKETQVKRAIELSAEKYCSASIMLGNAGVEITHDYEIIELG; encoded by the coding sequence ATGAAAGCGCGTATTCAATGGGCGGGTGAGGCCATGTTCCTCGGCGAGTCGGGCAGCGGTCACGTGGTCGTGATGGATGGCCCGCCCGAGAGCGGCGGTCGCAACCTGGGTGTGCGCCCGATGGAAATGGTGCTGATTGGCCTGGGTGGCTGCAGCAACTTCGACGTGGTCAGCATTCTGAAAAAAGCCCGCCAGCCGGTCGAAAGCTGCGAGGCGTTTCTGGAGGCCGAACGCGCCACCGAAGACCCCAAGGTATTCACCAAGATTCACCTGCATTTCGTGGTGAAAGGCCGTGGTCTGAAAGAGACTCAAGTCAAACGTGCCATCGAGCTTTCCGCCGAGAAGTATTGCTCGGCGTCTATCATGTTGGGTAACGCTGGCGTTGAAATCACCCACGATTACGAAATCATCGAATTGGGTTGA
- the argC gene encoding N-acetyl-gamma-glutamyl-phosphate reductase has protein sequence MVKVGIVGGTGYTGVELLRLLAQHPQAEVVAITSRSEAGLPVADMYPNLRGHYDGLAFSVPDVKVLGACDVVFFATPHGVAHALAGELLAAGTKVIDLSADFRLQDPVEWSKWYNQPHGAPELLDEAVYGLPEVNREKIKGARLIAVPGCYPTATQLGFLPLLEAGLADPTRLIADCKSGISGAGRGASVGSLYAETSESFKAYAVKGHRHLPEISQGLRRAAGGDIGLTFVPHLTPMIRGIHATLYSTVVDRSVDLQALFEKRYADEPFVDVMPAGSHPETRSVRGANVCRIAVHRPQDGDLVVVLSVIDNLVKGASGQAVQNMNIMFELDERMGLSHAALLP, from the coding sequence ATGGTCAAGGTCGGTATCGTCGGTGGCACGGGTTACACCGGCGTCGAGTTGCTGCGTCTTCTTGCACAGCATCCACAGGCTGAAGTGGTGGCGATCACCTCGCGCTCCGAGGCAGGTTTGCCCGTTGCCGACATGTACCCGAACCTGCGAGGCCACTATGACGGTCTGGCGTTCAGCGTGCCGGACGTGAAGGTTCTCGGCGCTTGCGATGTCGTGTTCTTCGCCACCCCGCATGGTGTCGCCCACGCGCTGGCCGGTGAATTGCTGGCAGCAGGCACCAAGGTCATCGACCTGTCGGCTGACTTCCGCCTGCAGGATCCGGTTGAGTGGTCCAAGTGGTACAACCAGCCGCATGGTGCGCCGGAGCTGCTCGACGAGGCGGTTTACGGCCTGCCTGAGGTCAACCGCGAGAAAATCAAAGGCGCTCGCCTGATCGCTGTGCCGGGGTGCTACCCGACCGCCACTCAGTTGGGCTTTCTGCCATTGCTGGAAGCGGGTCTGGCCGATCCGACTCGCCTGATTGCCGACTGCAAATCCGGCATCAGCGGTGCAGGTCGCGGGGCTAGCGTCGGCTCGCTGTATGCCGAAACCAGCGAGAGCTTCAAGGCGTACGCCGTAAAAGGGCATCGCCATTTGCCGGAAATCAGCCAAGGCCTGCGCCGTGCGGCGGGCGGTGACATCGGATTGACCTTCGTGCCGCACCTGACGCCGATGATCCGCGGTATTCACGCGACGCTGTACTCGACCGTCGTCGACAGGTCGGTTGACCTTCAGGCTTTGTTTGAAAAGCGCTACGCCGATGAACCGTTCGTCGATGTGATGCCGGCGGGCAGCCATCCTGAAACACGCAGCGTACGCGGCGCCAATGTCTGCCGCATCGCGGTGCACCGTCCTCAGGATGGCGACCTGGTGGTGGTGTTGTCGGTCATCGACAACCTCGTCAAAGGCGCATCGGGCCAGGCGGTGCAGAACATGAACATCATGTTCGAGCTGGACGAGCGCATGGGGCTGTCTCACGCCGCATTGTTGCCCTGA